In uncultured Bacteroides sp., the following proteins share a genomic window:
- a CDS encoding ATP-binding protein, with product MKLKSLFWIFTFLLLTVLSVLTYNVMQKGSFMFYLLEGLIAVTIVFLSIFYRKIVKPLHTIGNGMDLLKEQDFGSRLSPVGQYEADRIVNVFNRMMEQLKNERLRLREQNTFLDLLINASPLGVIILNYDEKITSLNPSALKVLGIHSCESIIGKMLSEFQSPLAEELCQLSLNDTRTVQLNDANIYRCTYSSFIDQGFQHPFMLVESLTDEVMKAEKKAYEKVIRMIAHEVNNTTAGITSTLDTVEVTLADVENTEDIREVMRVCIDRCFSMSRFITNFADVVKIPDPDLRSQDLNELVNSCKIFMDNICHNRYITMSLDLSENLDKVMIDSCLFEQVLVNIIKNSAESIDSDGEIIIRTTNNPVCLEIADNGKGISKETAAKLFSPFFSTKPGGQGIGLIFIREVLVKHGCTFSLRTYEDGLTRFRILFN from the coding sequence AAAGGCTCTTTTATGTTCTATCTGCTTGAAGGTCTTATTGCGGTAACAATTGTATTTCTTTCTATCTTTTACCGGAAGATAGTAAAACCTTTGCATACCATTGGTAACGGTATGGATTTGCTTAAGGAGCAGGACTTCGGTTCACGGCTTAGTCCGGTAGGGCAATATGAAGCCGATAGAATAGTGAATGTATTTAACCGGATGATGGAACAGCTTAAAAATGAGCGGCTTCGCCTTCGCGAACAGAATACTTTCCTTGATTTGCTTATCAATGCTTCTCCGCTGGGGGTGATAATTCTTAATTATGATGAGAAAATAACCTCTCTTAATCCATCTGCCTTGAAAGTTCTTGGAATTCATTCCTGTGAGAGTATAATTGGTAAGATGCTTTCAGAATTCCAGTCACCATTAGCTGAAGAGCTTTGTCAGTTATCTCTTAATGATACCCGCACCGTGCAACTGAATGATGCGAATATTTACAGATGTACATACTCATCTTTTATTGATCAAGGCTTTCAGCACCCTTTTATGTTGGTTGAAAGTCTCACAGATGAGGTGATGAAAGCTGAAAAGAAGGCCTATGAAAAGGTAATCCGTATGATTGCTCACGAGGTGAATAACACTACGGCTGGCATAACTTCTACGCTCGACACGGTGGAAGTAACTTTAGCTGATGTTGAAAATACGGAAGATATACGTGAAGTGATGCGTGTGTGTATTGACCGATGCTTTAGTATGAGCCGCTTTATCACTAATTTTGCCGATGTGGTTAAGATTCCCGACCCCGATTTACGCAGTCAGGATCTCAACGAACTGGTTAACTCCTGCAAAATATTTATGGATAATATTTGTCACAACCGTTATATTACCATGTCGCTTGATCTTTCAGAAAATCTTGATAAAGTAATGATTGATTCCTGCCTATTTGAACAAGTGCTGGTAAATATTATAAAGAACTCGGCCGAGAGCATTGATTCTGATGGAGAGATTATAATCCGCACAACAAATAATCCTGTTTGTCTCGAGATTGCCGACAATGGTAAAGGTATAAGCAAAGAAACCGCTGCCAAACTCTTTAGTCCTTTCTTCTCTACCAAACCTGGCGGACAGGGAATAGGCCTGATCTTTATTCGTGAAGTCCTTGTAAAGCATGGCTGTACTTTCTCTTTGCGTACTTACGAAGATGGACTAACCCGTTTTCGTATTCTTTTCAATTAA